In Sporosarcina psychrophila, a genomic segment contains:
- the modB gene encoding molybdate ABC transporter permease subunit produces the protein MNETDYTPLLLSLKVAGISTLFVFIGGVFFARILARKTFFGKGFIETLFLLPLVLPPTVVGFGLLILFGKNGFIGSWLYSVFGIQIIFSWLGAVIASIVVSFPLMYQSASAAFENLDSKLENVARTMGASEWRVFWTISFRLAWPGLLAGLVLSFARGLGEFGATLMLAGYIPGKTDTIPMAIYFAVESGQMEKATFWVVIIVALGFSTIMWLNWWSRRNMRRYKNDNG, from the coding sequence GTGAATGAGACGGATTATACGCCATTACTTTTATCGTTAAAAGTAGCGGGCATCTCCACTCTTTTCGTTTTTATAGGAGGAGTCTTCTTCGCACGAATACTGGCACGCAAAACGTTCTTTGGAAAAGGGTTTATCGAAACGTTATTCCTTTTGCCACTCGTTTTACCTCCGACTGTCGTTGGGTTTGGATTACTGATACTTTTTGGGAAGAATGGGTTTATCGGAAGTTGGCTATATTCCGTGTTCGGTATTCAAATCATTTTCTCGTGGCTTGGCGCGGTTATAGCTTCAATTGTCGTCTCATTTCCTTTGATGTATCAAAGTGCAAGTGCGGCTTTCGAAAACTTGGATTCAAAGTTGGAGAATGTGGCTAGAACAATGGGAGCTTCGGAGTGGCGTGTTTTTTGGACCATTTCGTTTCGTCTTGCTTGGCCGGGTCTTCTTGCTGGTTTAGTCCTCTCTTTTGCAAGGGGACTCGGGGAATTCGGGGCTACGTTGATGTTGGCGGGCTATATTCCTGGAAAAACAGATACGATTCCGATGGCCATCTACTTTGCGGTAGAATCGGGGCAAATGGAGAAGGCTACCTTTTGGGTAGTTATTATCGTTGCTTTAGGATTTAGTACAATCATGTGGTTAAATTGGTGGAGCAGGCGGAACATGCGTCGCTATAAAAATGACAATGGATAA
- a CDS encoding ATP-binding cassette domain-containing protein: MLEVHIKKKLPHFLLDIELKVEDEILVLFGPSGSGKTSILNNIAGLDKPDAGYIKLNGKTYFSEGGKPLPTKNRNIGYLFQDYALFPHMIVEKNIAYGMKKKKEGEPPFRIEHLVSVLGIEHLLQKYPHQISGGEKQRVALARALATEPSILLLDEPLSALDHETRIECQDELLRLHEIWRIPFIIVTHDMNEAEKLGDTILYLEKGSVIKTVDNLHKRIAVSN; encoded by the coding sequence ATGCTCGAAGTTCACATCAAAAAAAAGCTACCTCACTTTTTGTTGGATATTGAATTGAAGGTAGAAGATGAAATTCTTGTTTTATTTGGACCCTCTGGATCCGGGAAAACATCAATCTTAAATAATATAGCAGGGTTGGACAAACCGGACGCAGGATATATCAAGTTAAATGGAAAAACGTACTTCAGTGAAGGAGGCAAACCGCTACCGACTAAAAACAGAAACATCGGCTATCTCTTTCAGGATTATGCACTTTTCCCTCATATGATTGTGGAAAAAAATATTGCCTATGGAATGAAAAAGAAAAAAGAGGGTGAGCCCCCGTTTCGGATTGAACACTTAGTTAGCGTGTTAGGGATAGAGCATTTGTTACAAAAATATCCCCACCAAATTTCTGGCGGAGAGAAGCAAAGAGTTGCACTTGCGCGTGCCTTAGCAACAGAGCCATCCATTTTATTACTTGACGAGCCCTTGTCTGCGTTAGATCATGAAACGCGGATTGAGTGCCAGGACGAACTGTTAAGACTCCATGAGATTTGGCGAATTCCGTTCATTATCGTTACGCATGACATGAATGAGGCGGAGAAGCTTGGAGATACAATCCTGTATCTTGAAAAGGGGTCGGTAATAAAGACTGTCGATAATTTGCATAAAAGGATAGCTGTTTCAAATTGA
- a CDS encoding helix-turn-helix transcriptional regulator, giving the protein MKEDISYTTEEIAQILKVSKLTVYDLIKKEQLPSYRVGRQIRVDAHDLADYKEQTKSRRNVNRVDAHFNGNPPDESKSFTTPTRQIIISGQDLSLDILANYIEKNSTRYRPLRSYTGSLNSLVSMYQGEADVVSTHLFDGDTGEYNIPYIRKILVGQPYLIINFLSRWEGFYVRKGNPKNIQSWTDLTKPGITMVNREKGSGVRVLIDEKFRIEGISPQHVSGYEVEVLNHIGVASKVASEEADVGIGTEKTAHLVDVDFIPLIQEQYDLVILKTPQNEGLINLITHILHSDSFQKEIQSIGGYDLSKTGKIIYETF; this is encoded by the coding sequence ATGAAAGAAGATATTTCATACACGACCGAAGAAATTGCTCAGATTTTGAAAGTGTCCAAATTGACGGTCTACGATTTGATCAAAAAAGAACAATTGCCCTCGTACCGGGTTGGACGACAAATACGAGTAGACGCCCATGACTTGGCTGATTATAAAGAACAAACTAAAAGTAGAAGAAACGTAAATAGAGTGGACGCGCACTTTAACGGAAACCCTCCCGATGAAAGTAAGTCATTTACCACACCAACTAGACAAATCATAATTAGCGGGCAGGATTTGAGCTTAGACATATTGGCTAATTACATTGAGAAGAATTCGACTAGGTATCGTCCGCTTCGCTCGTATACAGGCAGTTTGAATAGTTTAGTTTCCATGTACCAAGGGGAGGCAGATGTCGTAAGTACTCACCTGTTTGACGGAGACACAGGGGAATATAATATTCCGTACATCCGCAAAATCCTCGTCGGACAACCTTACCTCATCATCAATTTCCTATCACGCTGGGAAGGCTTTTACGTGAGAAAGGGAAACCCTAAAAATATTCAATCTTGGACCGATTTAACGAAACCAGGAATTACAATGGTCAACCGAGAAAAAGGGTCCGGTGTACGGGTTTTAATTGACGAGAAGTTTCGGATAGAAGGCATTTCTCCTCAACATGTATCTGGCTATGAAGTAGAAGTATTGAACCACATAGGAGTTGCCAGCAAAGTTGCAAGCGAAGAAGCCGATGTAGGGATAGGCACTGAGAAAACTGCCCACCTCGTTGACGTTGACTTTATTCCCCTCATCCAAGAACAGTATGATCTCGTCATATTGAAAACTCCACAAAATGAAGGGCTTATTAATTTGATAACACATATTTTACATTCAGATTCATTTCAGAAAGAGATCCAATCAATTGGCGGTTACGATTTATCCAAAACAGGGAAAATCATCTATGAAACATTTTAA
- a CDS encoding rhodanese-like domain-containing protein — protein MKEITTTELQERLEKGEQLNLVDVREADEVAAGMIPGAIHIPLGDVPVRMSELDSSKPYILICRSSGRSGRAQEFLADEGYDVTNMLGGMLEWEGATE, from the coding sequence ATGAAAGAAATCACAACTACTGAATTACAAGAACGGCTAGAAAAAGGTGAACAGCTTAACTTGGTCGACGTGCGCGAGGCAGATGAAGTAGCGGCAGGGATGATCCCTGGTGCAATTCACATCCCTCTAGGCGACGTACCGGTGCGTATGAGTGAACTTGATAGCTCTAAGCCATATATACTGATTTGCCGTTCAAGCGGCCGTAGTGGGCGTGCGCAAGAGTTCCTAGCGGATGAAGGCTATGATGTTACAAACATGCTAGGCGGCATGCTGGAATGGGAAGGCGCTACTGAATAA
- a CDS encoding N-acetylmuramoyl-L-alanine amidase, with the protein MKRWFVICLLFVCSLGIVMYGVKASSDRNFFMPAELGGVKILIDPGHGGMDGGASSGDVVERDITLSISHELKKRLEKKGATVIMTRTQDGDALAEHAPAEKFGTTRERKMADLKLRESIAISEKPDMFISVHVNAIPEERWRGSQVFYHPGGDPNGEFLAKAIQESFQTNLKNTERVAMAIKGVYLLKKVPTPAVLVETGFLSNNEERALLIDPAYQGKVADAIMEGIVEFHTADEK; encoded by the coding sequence ATGAAACGGTGGTTTGTGATCTGTTTATTATTTGTGTGTTCTCTTGGAATTGTCATGTATGGCGTTAAGGCTTCGTCAGATCGGAATTTTTTCATGCCCGCAGAGCTTGGTGGGGTGAAGATACTTATCGACCCGGGACATGGAGGTATGGACGGGGGCGCTTCATCCGGAGATGTCGTAGAACGGGATATTACACTGAGTATCTCTCATGAATTGAAGAAGCGGCTTGAAAAGAAAGGGGCGACAGTTATCATGACGCGGACACAAGATGGCGACGCGTTGGCCGAACATGCCCCGGCTGAGAAATTCGGAACAACTCGCGAACGCAAAATGGCTGATTTGAAATTGAGGGAAAGCATTGCAATCAGTGAAAAACCTGATATGTTCATCAGCGTTCACGTTAACGCAATACCAGAGGAAAGATGGCGCGGGTCTCAAGTTTTTTATCATCCGGGGGGAGATCCTAATGGTGAATTTCTGGCAAAAGCTATTCAAGAATCATTCCAGACTAATTTAAAAAATACGGAACGAGTAGCAATGGCAATTAAGGGTGTCTATTTGCTGAAAAAAGTACCGACTCCAGCAGTTCTCGTTGAAACAGGTTTTCTGTCAAACAATGAAGAAAGGGCCCTCCTAATTGACCCTGCTTATCAAGGCAAGGTAGCTGATGCGATCATGGAAGGTATCGTTGAATTTCATACTGCAGATGAAAAGTGA
- a CDS encoding Mrp/NBP35 family ATP-binding protein has translation MNEETVRELLGQLKDPFLHKTLAETSGITGVTIKPEKKHVSVKIAIAKINTAEQMGLQTQVVDALKGAGADSVGIRFEELPAEVLEQFRGKVTESEAQDLLSPLNDVEFISIASGKGGVGKSTVSVNLAVALARLGKKVGLIDADIYGFSVPDMMGVTDLPVVRGDRIIPVERLGVKVISMGFFVEDNAPVVWRGPMLGKALDQFFRDVEWGDLDYLFLDLPPGTGDVALDIHQMIPTSKEIVVTTPHPTAAFVAARAGAMALQTDHELLGVIENMSWFESKTSGEREFVFGQGGGVKLAEELRTELLGQIPLGQPDWDEEDFAPSVYAEDQPIGKIYMDIAENIIKKTTKQ, from the coding sequence ATGAATGAAGAAACAGTACGTGAATTGTTGGGGCAACTGAAAGATCCGTTTTTACATAAAACGCTTGCGGAGACGAGTGGAATTACAGGCGTAACAATCAAGCCAGAGAAGAAGCATGTTAGCGTGAAGATAGCTATCGCTAAAATTAATACTGCTGAACAGATGGGTCTTCAAACACAAGTGGTCGATGCATTGAAAGGAGCAGGTGCTGATTCTGTTGGTATCCGTTTCGAAGAATTACCGGCAGAAGTGCTGGAACAGTTCCGTGGAAAAGTGACGGAATCGGAAGCACAAGATTTATTGTCACCGCTGAATGACGTTGAATTTATTTCAATAGCGTCTGGTAAAGGTGGCGTAGGGAAATCGACTGTGTCGGTTAACCTTGCTGTAGCGCTTGCGCGTCTAGGGAAAAAGGTCGGTTTAATTGATGCTGATATTTATGGCTTTAGTGTACCAGATATGATGGGTGTAACTGATTTGCCAGTTGTTCGGGGTGACCGGATTATCCCAGTTGAACGTCTAGGCGTAAAAGTTATTTCTATGGGCTTCTTCGTTGAGGATAACGCACCAGTTGTATGGCGCGGTCCAATGCTTGGGAAAGCACTCGACCAGTTCTTCCGCGACGTTGAGTGGGGAGATCTTGACTACCTATTCCTCGATTTGCCGCCAGGTACAGGGGATGTTGCGCTTGATATCCACCAGATGATTCCGACGTCTAAAGAAATCGTTGTAACGACTCCGCATCCGACAGCTGCATTTGTTGCTGCGCGTGCAGGAGCAATGGCGCTTCAGACCGACCATGAATTGCTTGGTGTAATTGAAAATATGTCTTGGTTCGAATCGAAAACGTCAGGTGAACGTGAATTCGTATTCGGTCAAGGCGGCGGCGTAAAATTAGCTGAGGAACTTCGTACAGAGTTACTTGGGCAAATTCCTCTTGGCCAACCGGACTGGGATGAAGAAGATTTTGCACCTTCCGTCTATGCAGAAGATCAACCTATCGGGAAAATTTACATGGACATTGCGGAAAATATTATTAAAAAAACTACGAAACAATAA
- the gerD gene encoding spore germination lipoprotein GerD, with protein MKKRIGLFLFSALLLTGCSMQQAAPTYDETKKMMTDALQTEEGKKAVRQMFADPEFKELLILEQPEVKKSVEDTLLSKKGEDFWKKTFEDPKFTETIAKSMKEQQQDIMKQLMDDSSFQKQLEEFFTQPDMLKQLETVTQSANMKKHLEKVVEETINSPLLQTKWQELILKAGEPKPEESGGGSGGGGAGAGGSGGEDKQEKSNGGGGK; from the coding sequence ATGAAAAAAAGAATTGGTCTATTCCTGTTTTCGGCCCTTTTATTGACTGGATGTAGCATGCAGCAGGCTGCTCCGACATACGACGAAACAAAAAAAATGATGACCGATGCACTCCAGACGGAGGAGGGGAAAAAAGCGGTTCGGCAAATGTTCGCAGATCCGGAATTTAAGGAACTACTTATTCTAGAACAACCTGAAGTAAAGAAATCCGTCGAAGACACTCTCCTTTCTAAAAAAGGGGAAGATTTTTGGAAAAAAACGTTCGAAGATCCAAAGTTCACTGAAACCATTGCAAAAAGCATGAAGGAACAGCAGCAAGATATCATGAAACAACTGATGGATGATTCATCATTCCAAAAACAGTTGGAAGAGTTTTTCACCCAGCCCGACATGTTAAAGCAGTTAGAAACCGTTACCCAGTCGGCAAATATGAAGAAACATCTTGAAAAAGTTGTTGAAGAAACCATTAACAGCCCTTTACTGCAAACGAAATGGCAAGAACTGATTTTAAAAGCCGGTGAACCGAAACCAGAGGAGAGCGGTGGAGGTAGTGGTGGTGGAGGTGCTGGTGCTGGCGGAAGTGGCGGAGAAGACAAGCAGGAAAAAAGTAATGGCGGAGGAGGCAAATAG
- a CDS encoding KinB-signaling pathway activation protein, with the protein MTIRNWVKFFFTALLIGGFMTAVVGLIVRWEFFSQYLSNGEYGQFIGAFLWMIFLGFTMSVVAQMGFFAYLTVHQFGVNIFKTLTLWNWVQLLIIAIVLFDLIFFRFQLTSDETGRTVLYLGLLATLVGVSAVTAYFKAKWTKKHTLISALFFMIVITTLEWLPALMVRSGNIDSWVTILLFPLLAVNAYQILVLPKFNKQSDEDKVKLEARRKARGKVTKSAKAK; encoded by the coding sequence GTGACAATACGAAATTGGGTCAAATTCTTTTTTACAGCATTACTAATCGGAGGCTTCATGACGGCGGTTGTAGGATTAATTGTCCGCTGGGAGTTCTTCTCTCAATATTTATCCAATGGTGAATACGGTCAATTCATAGGTGCATTTCTTTGGATGATCTTCCTTGGGTTTACGATGAGCGTCGTTGCGCAAATGGGCTTTTTTGCTTATTTAACGGTCCATCAATTCGGTGTGAATATCTTTAAAACACTCACATTGTGGAATTGGGTTCAGCTATTAATCATTGCGATTGTCCTATTTGACCTTATCTTCTTCAGATTCCAATTGACGTCAGATGAGACAGGTCGTACAGTTCTGTACCTAGGATTACTTGCAACACTAGTAGGTGTTTCCGCGGTAACCGCTTATTTCAAGGCGAAATGGACGAAGAAACACACGCTCATTTCAGCACTATTCTTCATGATCGTTATTACAACACTTGAATGGTTACCTGCGTTGATGGTACGTTCAGGTAATATCGATTCATGGGTCACAATCCTGCTCTTCCCGCTTCTTGCAGTGAATGCGTATCAAATCTTAGTACTACCGAAGTTCAACAAGCAGTCTGATGAAGATAAGGTGAAGCTGGAAGCACGCAGAAAAGCACGAGGCAAAGTTACGAAGTCTGCTAAAGCAAAATAA